One window from the genome of Terrimicrobium sacchariphilum encodes:
- the leuD gene encoding 3-isopropylmalate dehydratase small subunit: protein MALEKITQVTGRGVYVPGEDIDTDRIIPARFMKCITFDGLGEFAFYDERKAADGSLKPHPLNEERYVGAKFLLSGSNFGCGSSREHAPQALYRYGFRAVIAESFAEIFFGNSITLGMPCAVMAHDDIQALAGLIESDPAILITLDLLEGKVTAADMDFPATLPPHAKEALVQGKWDAIADLLESVDDIKNVAGNLAYFKAA, encoded by the coding sequence ATGGCTCTCGAAAAAATCACCCAGGTCACCGGCCGCGGCGTCTACGTCCCCGGTGAAGACATCGACACGGACCGCATCATCCCGGCCCGTTTCATGAAGTGCATCACCTTCGACGGTCTCGGCGAGTTCGCCTTCTACGACGAACGCAAGGCCGCCGACGGCTCGCTCAAGCCGCATCCGCTCAACGAAGAACGCTATGTTGGCGCGAAGTTCCTCCTCTCCGGGTCGAACTTCGGCTGCGGCAGCTCGCGTGAGCACGCTCCGCAGGCCCTCTACCGCTACGGCTTCCGCGCTGTCATTGCCGAGAGCTTTGCCGAGATTTTCTTCGGCAACTCGATCACGCTCGGTATGCCCTGCGCCGTCATGGCCCACGACGATATCCAGGCCCTTGCCGGTCTCATCGAAAGCGATCCCGCCATCCTCATCACTCTCGACCTGCTCGAGGGCAAGGTGACGGCCGCCGACATGGACTTCCCGGCCACGCTTCCTCCGCATGCGAAGGAAGCTCTCGTTCAGGGCAAATGGGACGCCATCGCCGACCTCCTCGAGAGCGTTGACGACATCAAGAACGTGGCGGGCAACCTCGCCTACTTCAAGGCCGCCTAA
- a CDS encoding thioredoxin family protein, producing MKHVPRILAILALSTAAAFAAPEIGKPAPDFSLKDASGKEVKLSDYKGKYVVLEWVNFGCPFVKKHYGSGNMQALQKDLTGKGAVWLSICSSAEGKQGFFPKGEVAAAVKENGSNATDYLIDASGEVGKLYGAVTTPEMFLINPEGELVYKGAIDSAASPDPATIKDATNYVKAAFEEASAGKPVSNPSTKSYGCSVKY from the coding sequence ATGAAACACGTACCCCGCATCCTCGCGATTCTGGCTCTCTCCACTGCCGCCGCGTTCGCCGCGCCGGAAATTGGCAAACCCGCTCCTGATTTCTCTCTTAAGGACGCTTCCGGCAAGGAGGTGAAGCTCTCCGATTACAAGGGCAAGTACGTTGTCCTCGAGTGGGTGAACTTTGGCTGTCCCTTCGTGAAGAAGCACTACGGCTCAGGGAATATGCAGGCCCTTCAGAAGGATCTCACCGGCAAAGGAGCTGTCTGGCTTTCGATTTGTTCCTCTGCCGAGGGCAAGCAGGGCTTCTTTCCCAAGGGCGAGGTAGCCGCTGCGGTAAAGGAGAATGGCTCCAATGCCACGGACTATCTGATCGACGCCTCGGGTGAGGTCGGCAAGCTCTACGGAGCCGTCACTACGCCGGAAATGTTCCTTATCAATCCAGAGGGCGAGCTGGTCTACAAAGGCGCCATCGACAGCGCTGCAAGTCCCGATCCTGCCACGATCAAGGACGCCACAAATTACGTAAAGGCTGCCTTTGAAGAGGCTTCCGCGGGCAAGCCCGTGTCGAATCCCTCGACCAAGTCCTACGGCTGCTCGGTCAAGTACTAG
- a CDS encoding polysaccharide deacetylase family protein: MALSTRHLILAARAAALALWPLTPWRARWSVEMTHNFFWLYPTLRQNCAWQGPVATRFETEKREVWLTIDDGPDPRDTPGMLDALARYEAKATFFVIGRQVDSQRALVRRILREGHSLGNHTYSHSSGWWWAAPKPVVRHEIAWGNKAIETATGSKPKWFRSPVGMNNMSVHPAAAAESQRVIGWSASGKDGCPAAPTVVIQRIMASVRPGAIILLHEGGASRYRVSTLERLLERLKNAGYTCVLPEPESLR, from the coding sequence ATGGCTCTCTCCACGCGACATCTAATCCTGGCCGCACGTGCCGCCGCGCTCGCACTCTGGCCGCTGACCCCGTGGCGCGCCCGATGGTCGGTGGAAATGACGCACAATTTCTTCTGGCTCTATCCCACGCTCCGCCAGAACTGCGCGTGGCAGGGCCCGGTGGCAACACGCTTCGAAACCGAGAAGCGTGAGGTGTGGCTGACGATCGACGATGGTCCTGATCCGCGAGACACACCGGGAATGCTCGACGCGCTGGCCAGATACGAGGCAAAGGCGACGTTTTTCGTGATTGGTCGGCAAGTGGACAGCCAGCGGGCACTCGTGCGTCGAATCCTCCGGGAAGGACACAGCTTGGGCAATCACACGTACAGTCATTCGTCGGGTTGGTGGTGGGCGGCACCCAAGCCGGTCGTCCGGCATGAAATCGCCTGGGGAAACAAGGCCATCGAAACCGCGACGGGATCCAAGCCGAAGTGGTTCCGATCCCCCGTGGGAATGAACAACATGTCGGTCCACCCGGCCGCTGCAGCCGAAAGCCAGCGCGTGATCGGCTGGTCGGCCAGCGGAAAGGATGGGTGCCCTGCTGCACCCACGGTCGTGATCCAGCGCATCATGGCATCGGTCCGACCGGGCGCAATCATCCTGCTTCATGAAGGAGGCGCCAGCCGCTACCGCGTCTCCACGCTCGAGCGGCTGCTGGAACGACTGAAGAATGCAGGGTATACCTGCGTGCTGCCGGAACCGGAGTCGCTGCGTTGA
- a CDS encoding LolA family protein gives MKRLLLLALTLPVAWAAAQPMSDDETAHLLDQIAAKRADGAIQSDFREEKKLAMMEKPVVETGTIAFLAPNKFRREVPGKSLTACDGETLWMYYPAYKEAEKYTLSSNKALRESLSAMTSGLGLRDIAKNYSVKAERNADGYTMDLTPRSRAMRGTIQSITLVIGADLKARRMVLVSGPGESSTITFSNERKAALTPDDFSFKPPSGVTVSEPLGR, from the coding sequence ATGAAACGACTCCTCCTCCTCGCTTTGACACTTCCCGTAGCGTGGGCTGCCGCCCAGCCAATGAGTGATGACGAGACGGCGCATCTGCTCGACCAGATCGCCGCCAAGCGGGCCGATGGAGCGATCCAGAGTGATTTCCGCGAGGAGAAGAAACTGGCGATGATGGAAAAGCCGGTGGTCGAAACGGGCACGATCGCCTTTCTCGCTCCAAACAAGTTTCGCCGGGAAGTGCCGGGAAAATCACTGACGGCATGTGACGGAGAAACACTGTGGATGTACTACCCCGCCTACAAGGAGGCCGAGAAATACACACTGTCCTCCAACAAAGCCCTGAGAGAATCCCTTTCAGCCATGACGTCCGGCCTCGGGCTGCGCGACATCGCAAAGAACTACTCGGTAAAAGCCGAGCGCAATGCTGATGGCTACACGATGGACCTGACACCTCGAAGCCGGGCGATGCGCGGCACGATCCAGTCGATCACGCTGGTGATCGGGGCGGATCTGAAAGCTCGCCGCATGGTGCTGGTTTCAGGTCCGGGCGAGTCGAGCACGATCACATTTTCCAACGAGCGAAAGGCGGCGCTTACGCCGGACGACTTCTCCTTCAAGCCGCCGTCCGGCGTGACAGTAAGCGAACCGCTGGGGCGCTAG
- the ppk2 gene encoding polyphosphate kinase 2, with protein MNSDEKHNQQSTQDLIARAHREMIDSFDEELELEMEDRRTEYHPPQTLEEMEDEKIQRHFYFRELFRLQSELVKMQEWVVASGEKIVVIFEGRDAAGKGGVIKRITQRLNPRVCRVAALPAPNSRERTQWYFQRYVAHLPAAGEMVLFDRSWYNRAGVERVMGFCSDEDYEEFFRTVPEFEKMLIRSGIRLIKYWFSITDTEQEFRFQCRVSDPLKHWKLSPMDLESRRRWEDYTKAKEVMLERTHIPEARWWVVPATDKKLARLNCISHMLSLIPYQQVEYTPIELPPRVHHSDYHRLPVPEDMIIPQPYLPKDDPGTNLS; from the coding sequence ATGAACTCCGACGAAAAGCACAACCAGCAATCCACGCAAGACCTCATCGCCCGAGCACATCGCGAGATGATAGACAGCTTCGACGAGGAGCTGGAACTCGAGATGGAGGATCGGCGCACGGAATACCATCCGCCGCAGACGCTGGAGGAGATGGAGGATGAGAAGATCCAGCGGCACTTTTATTTTCGCGAACTCTTCCGGCTGCAATCCGAGCTGGTAAAGATGCAGGAGTGGGTGGTGGCGTCGGGCGAAAAGATCGTGGTGATCTTCGAGGGGCGCGACGCGGCAGGCAAGGGCGGCGTGATCAAGCGCATCACGCAGCGCCTGAATCCCCGGGTGTGCCGGGTCGCCGCGCTGCCAGCACCGAACAGCCGCGAACGCACCCAATGGTATTTTCAGCGGTACGTCGCGCACCTGCCGGCGGCGGGCGAAATGGTGCTCTTTGACCGCAGCTGGTACAACCGCGCGGGAGTCGAGCGGGTGATGGGCTTTTGCTCCGATGAGGATTACGAGGAGTTTTTCCGCACGGTGCCAGAGTTTGAAAAGATGCTGATCCGATCGGGCATCCGCCTGATCAAGTATTGGTTCTCCATCACGGATACAGAGCAGGAGTTTCGCTTTCAGTGCCGCGTGAGTGATCCGCTCAAGCACTGGAAGCTCAGCCCGATGGATCTCGAATCGCGCCGCCGCTGGGAGGACTACACCAAAGCCAAGGAAGTGATGCTGGAACGCACGCACATCCCGGAGGCTCGCTGGTGGGTGGTACCCGCGACGGACAAGAAGCTGGCTCGCCTGAACTGCATCAGCCACATGCTGAGCCTGATCCCGTACCAGCAGGTCGAATACACCCCGATCGAGTTGCCGCCACGTGTACACCACTCCGATTATCACCGGCTGCCGGTACCGGAGGACATGATCATCCCCCAGCCCTACCTGCCCAAGGACGATCCCGGCACGAACCTTTCCTGA
- the leuC gene encoding 3-isopropylmalate dehydratase large subunit codes for MSKTLLDKVWEAHTVRKLPNGATQLLIGTHLIHEVTSPQAFGMLRDLGLKVLYPQRTFATVDHIVPTDEREEPFSDPLADEMIKALRANCDEFGIKFFDLPTGAQGIVHIVGPEQGITQPGTTIACGDSHTSTHGAFGAIAFGIGTSQVRDVLATQTMALHKPKVRRINVDGKLAPGVYAKDVILHIIRKLGVNGGIGYAYEYGGSTFDNFTQEERMTVCNMSIEGGARVGYVNPDDTTFDYLKGRPYAPKAEEWDAAIARWRSFASDPDATYDDVVNFRAEDIGPTITWGINPGQAIFIDENVPTPAELPEKDRATAEEALVHMNLAPGKPIKGTKVDVAFLGSCTNGRLSDLTEVARFVKGRKVKDGVKAIVVPGSQGVSQIAEKMGLAEIFRDAGFEWRGAGCSMCLGMNPDKLVGHQLCASSSNRNFKGRQGSPTGRTVLMSPIMVAAAALTGEITDAREVFDIK; via the coding sequence ATGAGCAAAACATTATTGGATAAAGTCTGGGAGGCGCACACCGTGCGCAAACTGCCGAACGGAGCAACTCAACTGTTGATCGGCACCCACCTTATTCATGAGGTGACCAGCCCTCAGGCTTTCGGCATGCTGCGTGATCTGGGCCTCAAGGTCCTCTATCCGCAGCGCACCTTCGCCACCGTCGACCACATCGTGCCCACCGACGAGCGCGAGGAGCCGTTTTCTGATCCGCTGGCGGACGAAATGATCAAGGCCCTCCGTGCCAACTGCGACGAATTCGGCATCAAGTTCTTCGACCTGCCGACTGGCGCGCAGGGTATCGTGCACATCGTCGGTCCCGAGCAGGGCATCACCCAGCCCGGCACCACCATCGCCTGCGGCGACTCGCACACCTCGACCCACGGCGCTTTCGGCGCGATCGCCTTCGGCATCGGCACCAGCCAGGTCCGCGACGTGCTCGCGACCCAGACCATGGCGCTGCACAAGCCCAAGGTCCGCCGCATCAATGTCGACGGCAAGCTCGCCCCCGGCGTCTATGCCAAGGACGTCATCCTCCACATCATCCGCAAGCTCGGGGTGAATGGCGGCATCGGCTACGCCTACGAATACGGCGGCTCGACCTTTGACAATTTCACGCAGGAAGAGCGCATGACCGTCTGCAACATGTCCATCGAGGGCGGCGCCCGCGTGGGATATGTGAATCCGGACGACACCACCTTCGATTACCTCAAGGGCCGTCCCTACGCGCCCAAGGCCGAGGAGTGGGATGCCGCGATCGCCCGCTGGCGTTCCTTTGCTTCCGACCCGGATGCCACCTACGACGACGTGGTGAACTTCCGAGCCGAGGACATCGGACCCACGATCACCTGGGGCATCAACCCCGGCCAGGCCATTTTCATCGACGAGAACGTCCCGACTCCCGCCGAACTGCCCGAGAAGGATCGCGCGACCGCCGAAGAGGCTCTCGTGCACATGAATCTCGCGCCCGGCAAGCCCATCAAGGGCACCAAGGTCGACGTTGCTTTCCTCGGCAGCTGTACTAACGGCCGCCTGAGCGACCTCACCGAGGTGGCGCGCTTCGTCAAGGGCCGCAAGGTCAAAGACGGCGTGAAGGCCATCGTCGTGCCCGGTTCCCAGGGCGTCTCGCAGATCGCCGAGAAAATGGGCCTTGCGGAAATCTTCCGCGACGCCGGTTTCGAGTGGCGCGGTGCGGGCTGCTCGATGTGCCTCGGCATGAACCCCGACAAGCTCGTCGGCCATCAGCTCTGCGCCAGCTCCAGCAACCGTAACTTCAAGGGCCGCCAGGGTAGCCCGACCGGTCGGACAGTGCTCATGAGCCCGATCATGGTCGCCGCCGCCGCCCTCACCGGCGAGATCACCGACGCCCGCGAAGTCTTCGACATCAAATAA
- a CDS encoding lysylphosphatidylglycerol synthase transmembrane domain-containing protein: MRKWLTIILQTLVSVALLAWIFRDASTRREVMQFVREADIFWLVTGVASAGVGIILGVYRWEIFLRVMGIRLSGWELFRISMVGLFFNNFLVGAVGGDAVKVVWLGAKGHSKVSALVSVLMDRMSGLGALVVCSLVFIAGRLDWLSRSPVVAGVSHVVLVYLVAVLVFLGITFVLAMRGVTDRLPARIPGRGQLVNFTSAYFKFVSHWRSTLAASLISCVILVSYIGTFYCAARAFGVNQPFVDFLAFMPAVDIIAAMPVSLGGFGVRDQLFATIMGDLYGIPVAQAVSISLCGAFMSLIWGLLGLAMLPSYRRVVREETETA; this comes from the coding sequence ATGCGCAAGTGGCTCACCATCATCCTTCAGACACTGGTCAGCGTGGCTCTGCTCGCCTGGATCTTCCGCGATGCCTCGACACGGCGCGAGGTGATGCAGTTTGTTCGTGAGGCGGATATCTTCTGGCTCGTGACAGGGGTGGCTTCCGCCGGGGTGGGGATCATCCTTGGTGTTTATCGCTGGGAGATTTTTTTGCGTGTCATGGGCATCCGCCTCTCCGGTTGGGAGCTCTTTCGCATCTCGATGGTGGGGTTGTTTTTTAATAACTTCCTTGTCGGCGCAGTCGGAGGCGATGCCGTGAAGGTCGTGTGGCTGGGTGCGAAGGGGCATTCGAAAGTCTCCGCTTTGGTATCGGTGCTCATGGATCGAATGAGCGGGCTGGGGGCGTTGGTCGTTTGTTCGCTCGTGTTCATCGCTGGTCGGCTTGACTGGCTCTCGCGCAGCCCTGTTGTTGCCGGGGTGAGCCATGTCGTCCTTGTGTATCTGGTAGCGGTCCTTGTTTTCCTCGGCATCACATTTGTCCTGGCCATGCGAGGGGTGACGGATCGGCTCCCCGCTCGTATTCCCGGCCGCGGACAGTTGGTGAATTTCACCTCAGCCTATTTCAAGTTCGTTTCGCACTGGCGCTCGACTCTGGCAGCCTCGCTTATCTCCTGCGTCATTCTGGTGTCGTATATCGGCACCTTTTATTGCGCGGCCCGGGCCTTCGGCGTAAACCAGCCTTTCGTGGACTTCCTCGCCTTCATGCCAGCGGTCGACATTATTGCCGCGATGCCAGTGAGCCTGGGAGGCTTCGGGGTCCGGGATCAGCTTTTTGCCACCATCATGGGCGATCTGTACGGCATCCCCGTCGCACAGGCGGTCTCGATCTCGCTTTGCGGGGCTTTCATGTCTCTGATTTGGGGGCTTCTCGGCCTCGCCATGCTGCCCTCGTATCGCCGCGTCGTCCGGGAGGAAACTGAGACCGCATGA
- a CDS encoding class I SAM-dependent methyltransferase, whose translation MSSPVRQAAQRYRRWKNLYYYSLGKAFLDPAYPAVARLFRNSTLPLLDLGCGMGLLTAYLRASGHGSHVIGIELDAEKVSVAREVLGEAGAEFHPGDAFSFPPHLGDVVMLDVIHYFDDAQQQALLTRIAQSLAPGGVAAIRFTLNERHWRFALTRAEEWFVHRSGWIPTTGHNFPTAEEMTRAFVAAGCEVTMEPMWGCTPFNSYLLVARRRD comes from the coding sequence ATGAGTTCGCCCGTTCGCCAGGCCGCCCAGCGCTATCGACGCTGGAAAAATCTGTACTATTACTCGCTCGGGAAGGCCTTCCTCGACCCAGCCTATCCTGCCGTCGCCCGGCTTTTCCGCAATTCGACTCTCCCGCTACTCGATCTCGGTTGCGGGATGGGACTTCTCACTGCTTATCTGCGCGCCTCGGGTCATGGCTCGCATGTCATTGGCATTGAGCTGGATGCTGAAAAGGTTAGCGTCGCCCGAGAGGTTCTTGGCGAGGCCGGGGCCGAGTTCCATCCTGGCGACGCGTTTTCCTTCCCACCCCATCTTGGCGATGTGGTCATGCTCGACGTGATCCATTACTTCGATGATGCACAGCAGCAGGCGCTCCTCACTCGCATCGCGCAAAGTCTCGCTCCCGGCGGTGTCGCCGCCATTCGGTTCACACTCAATGAACGTCACTGGCGCTTCGCTCTTACCCGGGCGGAGGAATGGTTTGTTCATCGCAGTGGCTGGATTCCCACGACGGGGCATAATTTCCCCACGGCCGAAGAAATGACCCGAGCATTCGTCGCTGCAGGATGCGAGGTCACAATGGAGCCGATGTGGGGTTGCACACCCTTCAATAGCTACCTCCTCGTCGCTCGGCGACGGGATTGA
- a CDS encoding MFS transporter, translated as MSKRPKTIQEYIDETPRWEDGTEVSEAPMTRMQWRIWGLATAGKFFEGLVVFMTGVALPLMVREFQLTAADKGMISAASLAGILIGATALGGLADHFGRKMLFISEMVLFTIFLVLVAVSPSFPFLVLSLFGMGLALGCDYPTAHLVISESIPSHCRGKLVLGAFGFQAVGALAGTVLGFFILSISKSMADWRLMYACAIIPAITVIIGRFFITQSPHWLMSKGRHKEAEREMRRLLERKPQYPKDIVLEPDAALTIEAANTPEFTKLFTKPKYRRATILASVPWFLQDLSTYGIGIFTPTILAYTFGHDSGVPRNLADVIHDDIQAAKGAAIIDVLLILGIVAAIFLADRVGRIKLQIGGFIGCAIGLLLAAISTYFDGTTHVLLIFAGFMLFNFMTNMGPNAMTYLLAGEVFPTKVRGVGAGFAASFAKVGAVATAFLFPILLKDIGTATLLYILIGTCLLGAWVTHRFAIETKGVNLEHIKLD; from the coding sequence ATGAGCAAACGACCCAAGACCATCCAGGAGTACATCGACGAGACCCCCCGCTGGGAGGATGGCACGGAGGTCTCCGAAGCGCCCATGACGCGAATGCAATGGCGGATCTGGGGGCTGGCCACTGCGGGCAAGTTTTTCGAGGGTCTCGTGGTCTTCATGACAGGCGTGGCGCTGCCGCTGATGGTTCGCGAGTTTCAGCTCACGGCGGCTGACAAGGGAATGATCAGCGCGGCCTCTCTGGCGGGCATCCTCATCGGCGCGACCGCGCTGGGCGGGCTGGCGGATCACTTTGGCCGGAAGATGCTCTTCATCTCGGAAATGGTGCTTTTCACCATCTTTCTCGTCCTGGTGGCTGTAAGCCCTAGTTTCCCGTTCCTCGTGCTGAGCCTGTTCGGAATGGGACTGGCGCTGGGGTGCGATTATCCCACCGCGCATCTGGTGATCTCGGAAAGCATCCCGAGCCATTGCCGGGGAAAGCTGGTGCTGGGAGCCTTTGGATTCCAGGCGGTCGGCGCGCTGGCAGGCACGGTACTCGGTTTTTTCATTCTCTCGATCTCAAAGTCCATGGCCGACTGGCGACTGATGTACGCCTGCGCGATCATCCCGGCCATCACCGTGATCATCGGGCGGTTTTTCATCACCCAGAGCCCGCACTGGCTGATGAGCAAAGGACGGCACAAAGAGGCAGAGCGGGAAATGCGCCGCCTGCTCGAGCGCAAACCGCAGTACCCAAAAGACATCGTGCTGGAACCCGATGCCGCGCTGACCATCGAGGCCGCAAACACGCCGGAGTTTACGAAGCTCTTTACCAAGCCCAAGTACCGCCGCGCCACGATCCTGGCCTCCGTGCCGTGGTTCCTGCAGGATCTTTCCACCTACGGCATCGGCATCTTCACGCCGACGATCCTGGCGTACACCTTTGGGCATGACTCCGGCGTCCCGCGCAACCTTGCCGACGTCATTCACGATGACATCCAGGCGGCAAAGGGAGCAGCCATCATCGATGTGCTGCTCATCCTGGGCATCGTGGCGGCAATCTTCCTCGCAGACCGGGTGGGCCGGATCAAGCTCCAGATTGGCGGCTTTATCGGGTGTGCAATCGGACTCCTGCTGGCAGCTATCTCGACGTACTTCGACGGAACGACACACGTGCTGCTGATCTTTGCGGGATTCATGCTGTTCAACTTCATGACCAACATGGGACCGAACGCGATGACGTACCTGCTGGCAGGGGAAGTATTTCCCACGAAGGTACGCGGAGTTGGCGCTGGGTTTGCGGCATCGTTTGCCAAGGTCGGTGCGGTGGCGACGGCATTTCTCTTCCCCATCCTGCTCAAGGACATCGGTACGGCCACGCTGCTCTACATCCTGATCGGCACCTGTCTACTCGGGGCATGGGTGACGCATCGCTTCGCCATCGAGACCAAGGGGGTCAATCTCGAACACATCAAGCTCGACTAG
- a CDS encoding lysophospholipid acyltransferase family protein, whose protein sequence is MSTVRAHSPSPIYVRGRRRVFFSVRGIWDYVRQVTAIFLFIGSGIVVCPACILLRRLAGNSIRPSTGQHLIHWLFRNWLKISTALGAFDIQIDDVEKLRSLRGTIIAPNHPSELDAIYLLSFVPNAICVMRASLMKRSYLGGAARMAGYITNDQGPTLVREGIEKIREGENLLIFPEGTRTRAQAVNPFKHGFALIATKTGAPIQTVLIEQEGRYLSKEFPLFSPARLPITVRITLGEVFTPQEGETAPALAQRLEDYFRSNLEYTGESILRRKKDVSL, encoded by the coding sequence ATGTCCACAGTGAGAGCCCACTCTCCCTCTCCCATCTATGTGCGCGGGCGACGCCGCGTGTTTTTTTCCGTACGGGGAATCTGGGATTACGTGCGCCAGGTCACGGCGATCTTTCTCTTCATAGGCAGTGGTATCGTGGTGTGTCCTGCCTGCATCCTGCTGCGCAGGCTGGCGGGAAACTCGATTCGACCGTCCACGGGCCAGCACCTGATCCATTGGCTCTTTCGCAACTGGCTCAAGATCTCCACGGCCCTTGGCGCCTTTGACATCCAGATCGATGACGTGGAAAAACTCCGCAGCCTGCGAGGCACGATCATCGCTCCGAATCACCCGAGCGAGCTCGATGCAATTTACCTGCTGAGCTTCGTTCCCAACGCCATCTGCGTGATGCGCGCCAGCCTGATGAAACGCTCCTACCTCGGCGGTGCCGCGCGAATGGCGGGGTATATTACGAACGACCAGGGGCCAACCCTGGTACGCGAAGGCATCGAGAAGATCCGAGAAGGAGAGAATCTCCTCATCTTCCCCGAGGGCACGCGGACTAGGGCGCAGGCGGTGAATCCTTTCAAACATGGCTTTGCCCTCATCGCAACCAAGACCGGCGCTCCGATCCAGACAGTCCTCATCGAGCAGGAGGGACGATATCTTTCCAAGGAATTCCCCCTCTTTTCTCCCGCCCGGCTCCCGATCACAGTACGGATAACACTCGGCGAGGTCTTCACGCCGCAGGAGGGCGAAACCGCCCCGGCACTGGCGCAGCGGCTGGAGGATTACTTCCGCAGCAACCTCGAGTACACGGGCGAGAGCATTCTCCGCCGCAAGAAAGACGTCTCACTTTGA
- a CDS encoding glycosyltransferase family 2 protein produces MSFEDRERIVILPSYNSGRMLVETARAVLNVWQPVWVVLDGSTDESVAEIQELARSEPGLSVIHLGENRGKGGASLVAMEAAAKAGYTHALLMDADGQHPVQDVTGFMELSQRHPGAMILGEPVFGPEAPAERVKGRRVGNWFANLETLWGGIRDSLFGFRLYPLRPAIDVMRSITTARRFDFDTELAVRLFWAGVEPINRPVPVRYPEKADGGVTHFRYLRDNLLLAGTHTRLCILLFPRLWRVWQLRRKWLSPRDI; encoded by the coding sequence TTGAGTTTCGAGGACCGGGAGAGAATCGTCATCCTGCCGAGCTACAATAGTGGCCGGATGCTTGTGGAAACCGCACGCGCCGTGCTGAACGTGTGGCAGCCCGTGTGGGTGGTGCTCGATGGGAGCACGGATGAAAGCGTGGCAGAAATCCAGGAGCTAGCTCGCTCCGAGCCGGGGCTGAGCGTGATCCATCTTGGGGAAAACCGAGGCAAAGGCGGAGCCAGCCTCGTGGCGATGGAAGCCGCGGCCAAGGCAGGCTACACGCACGCGCTGCTGATGGATGCCGACGGCCAGCATCCGGTGCAGGATGTCACTGGCTTCATGGAGCTTTCACAAAGGCATCCCGGGGCCATGATTCTCGGAGAGCCGGTCTTCGGACCCGAGGCGCCGGCGGAGCGAGTAAAAGGACGGCGGGTCGGAAACTGGTTTGCCAATCTGGAAACACTCTGGGGTGGCATCCGTGACTCGCTTTTCGGCTTCCGATTATATCCGCTGCGACCCGCGATTGACGTCATGCGATCGATCACGACGGCGCGACGCTTCGATTTTGATACCGAACTGGCTGTACGGCTTTTTTGGGCGGGGGTGGAACCCATCAATCGTCCGGTACCAGTGAGGTATCCGGAGAAGGCGGATGGCGGGGTGACGCACTTTCGCTACCTGCGCGACAACCTGCTGCTTGCGGGCACCCACACGCGGCTTTGCATTTTGCTGTTTCCGCGACTGTGGCGAGTCTGGCAGCTTCGGAGGAAATGGCTCTCTCCACGCGACATCTAA
- a CDS encoding lysophospholipid acyltransferase family protein, producing MSGRSHTERWAYQRLYQDSIFSLCTRLYPYTRRPVFQAVSRTVAWTYAMTQPAVREVVRRNLQLLRKEPVSEAEAVRVFVNFGATIADYVAVGAMPVKKAQSLQENDGGLEHLRAAMSGGRGVILATAHFSFFEYGAVALGKAGIPLTIGTLPEPTASLTEWRAKWRQRWNTETVPVGADPFSSIQIVRSLDAGRCVALLADRPIAEHGLPISLPNGRTLFSTAPAILAAMTRCPVVPVIVLRLRGGKYRLIAKPPIHVEAASRELRKQAIEDCTRQIAAELFEEIIQHPTQWYQFVPVSA from the coding sequence ATGTCGGGACGTTCGCACACCGAGAGATGGGCCTACCAGAGGCTGTACCAGGACTCGATCTTCTCCCTTTGCACCCGGCTGTACCCGTACACCCGCAGGCCGGTCTTTCAAGCGGTCAGCCGCACCGTGGCTTGGACCTATGCCATGACCCAGCCCGCTGTGCGCGAAGTGGTGCGCCGCAACCTCCAGCTCCTGCGCAAGGAGCCGGTATCCGAAGCCGAAGCGGTGCGGGTATTCGTCAACTTCGGCGCGACCATCGCCGACTACGTCGCCGTCGGGGCGATGCCGGTGAAGAAAGCCCAGTCGCTACAGGAGAACGACGGCGGGCTGGAGCACCTGCGCGCCGCGATGTCCGGCGGACGGGGAGTGATCCTCGCGACGGCCCATTTCAGTTTCTTCGAGTACGGCGCAGTGGCTCTCGGCAAGGCCGGCATCCCACTCACGATCGGCACACTGCCGGAACCGACTGCCTCACTGACAGAGTGGCGGGCGAAGTGGCGGCAGCGCTGGAACACAGAAACCGTACCGGTGGGAGCAGACCCGTTCTCTTCGATCCAGATCGTGCGCAGCCTGGATGCGGGGCGTTGCGTGGCGCTGCTGGCCGATCGCCCCATCGCCGAGCACGGCCTGCCGATCTCCCTGCCCAATGGCCGCACCCTTTTCTCCACTGCGCCCGCGATCCTCGCGGCCATGACGCGATGCCCGGTCGTGCCGGTGATCGTCCTGCGTCTGCGGGGCGGGAAATATCGACTGATCGCGAAGCCGCCGATCCACGTGGAAGCCGCGTCGAGGGAACTTCGAAAACAAGCGATCGAGGATTGCACCCGGCAAATTGCCGCGGAATTGTTCGAGGAGATCATCCAGCACCCCACGCAGTGGTATCAATTTGTCCCCGTCTCCGCATGA